The DNA window ACAGGTCATAATTTTAAACGGGTGTGTGCTGTATCAAGTGTGGCTTAAGTTTTAGTGCATTCATACAAACAGCATTAGGGGCCACAACAAACAATTTATGGACTTATCATTGTTTATGTAcattaatgtattaatttaaacttaGAAGATTTTCTGGATCCTTGCAATTCCCAGTCAATGTAATTGTTCACTTTGCATCAGTGTCTAGATAATTCATGTAAAATTGCTTCATACATTTTCAGAAATGCAAGCCAAAAGGCTAAACCTTGATGGCAATGATAGGGCTGACAGAGCAGAGAGAAAGCGCAAATCAAGATTTGGTGATGAAGAAGATTTAACTCCAGAGAAAACTCTTGTACCAATGGTATTATAgcactatactttttttttacaagtaatatatataaattaacacaCATGGCAGTATACTATAAGACACATAAATACTTCAactataaagataaacacacagacactgaaaaacatccatgtgctttacacaaacattttccagttgtaggaatcttacccactgccttggactcagaaagcagcgctactgcccactgcgccaatcggccatcgaaTATATCTATTAAGTCAATATATCTATCATAGAGATgatatttttgaagtttatgttttatatttttcaaaaagaaacAAACTAATGCCACATTACTCAAAGGAGTACATTGGGAGCCTGGCTCTGTacctacaatctgccattctttTTCTTATCTAGTAGCCAGCTCTGAAAGTAAAGTTGGCATCAAAAGAAATTTTGGGATACCCAGATAAAGACCATTGAAGTTGCACTGGAGTCTTCAGTGAAATGAATAACTTAATCTATTGGCTGTTTTTTGGGAGTCCAAAGTCTAGATCGAATTTCGTACGCTATCTTTATATAtgagtgtatatatatattatatatatactagcatATGAGTGTTTAccatttaggaatttatttatatattaatctgATCCAGCCGACAAACACacaaagaatttattattatttaagatttattatacataatatccTGAAAATATGGTATTTACCcgattattgatttttttaggtACATTCTTCCCTTACAATCTTAAAGTAAAGGGGTTTAATTATGACATTTAATGTTATGggttttaattgtatttactgATCATGGCACCACTAGTACAAAGTGATTGATACCTTACTTTTACAAAACCTCAGGCTCTATGTCTTTTatcttttacaatttttgtttgtattgattCCAGATATAGAGTGGTGCTATTGtggccaaaaatatttttctaatatatttatagCCTTATTTTTGAGTAAATTTGAAGCGCATTATAGAAGAGTATATTTGGGCCAGTATCTTCATAACATGGCTCAGATGCAACTTGTAGATTgtaataagatataatttttctttcttagcAACCAGAGGAAGAAGAGGCAGAGGAGATATCAAAACGTGCAACTGGAGTTGCTATAGCACCTCCTGCATCGCTCACGATGGAATCACTGTCGCCCCCTCTACCAGTAGTCCCTGCGCCAAGCCCTAATACAGGTTTCTCAATTGGTGGATATGGTGCAAGTTCTATAGCAGCAAAGATTATGGCAAAATATGgctttaaagtaatttttttttatttattattcactagctgtgccctgcggtttcacccgcgttaaCTACGGGACACAGTGTACAGCTACGTAGTCTACAACCTTCCTCAAAAATTCAACTTacttaaagatttttaattttactggcAGTTCCAAACATACTcgtaatattcatatttatgatattaaggACAGATAGCAAAGAATTATgggtatgtatatattactGCTACGTTTTTCAGTTCTAAAAAACAGGCAACACATACAATGTAATTTAGCATACTtgaaaaactactttttttctgttttctgaCAGTTTTAACTTTCCCTGGACTtccacaaatatttaaatatgtaaattagCCCAATTTGTCCAGAAATTCttgagttttagtgagactaacgcacagcaatttatttttatataatagtgcacataattaattttattctcaaagcataaaacatttctaagttattataaccaatttaaaatagttgagaatatgtttgtaattaaaaaacaatctaaatttacatgtatttttatctttttatgtattttattaatatatgctTGTATAATTACCTTGAAATGTTAGCAAGCAAACTGGGTATGATAAGATTCTAATTTGCATTCTAATTATTCAGGATTAATgggtcataatattttaaacatatattacccAACTTTGTTGATAAATCAATATCTAGCATatgaataacaataaatacttgACTGATCTGATAAATAGATGGCTGGCAGTTATCTCTCTTTGTATAGATAAGATGACAGGGAAGCAGTATGAGCAGTGTGCTGAATTTACACTCTTTTTTGCAtaaattcaattaaactttCTACTATTTTGACTCAAATaaccaaaaaagtataacttaattaataattgtaaaatttcaGGAAGGTCAGGGTTTGGGTAAAAAGGAGCAAGGAATGTCGGTAGCATTGCAGGTAGAGAAAACTTCTAAGCGTGGTGGCCGAATCATTCATGAAAAAGATAGTACTGTTATGCCACCTCCTGGATTTGCTATCCCGATTCTACCTGGATCAGGtatgattttaaatatgaaacttGTTTAGGTgtggtaaaaaaaattttttattaatttcgatTGTTTGATTCAATGTAAACAGATgaacataatataagtaaaatttggaaaatccaaaagtgcacgactcataatgctcatttaattatcaaatattgaaaaaaaaaaaacataagtcgttcaaaattagttgccgaaaaaacagctgtactaggaaggtACTGCACaagcgcccctggtggaataaatgtaaataatatctatagatataagatatatcaccatccatgttaattttagatggatatatatagatatacagtcttgtagttttcgttttttattaattgtaattaaacgacactgaattaattaatcattcgcattcagtgacctacaatcgtcgattagaatttgaaaaaaaaaaatttaactcaaataatggattgtTTCACAAGTTACAGTGTTtccgggtttcacacatgacggacaggaacattttttgacctattttggtgttttttttccgATTCTTTtacagtaaatcaatttttaaaaagtatggaattaatctccattaaattatctcgacaatagtatgcaaaatatcttgattccgtgaactaacaaggctataataataaaaatagctgcAAAAATGAGGCAAAAAAAATTTGcactctgatgcttcgcatcatgagtcgtgcgaAAATCTCATTTACAAGCATGTAACATTGTTAGCATTTGAAACTGTGTTTTTACTggttttttgtttacttgatTAAATAAAGTTACTATTAAATAAAGTCTCAATGTTTGCACTAAGAATTAATATCCCTTTCGCAGACTCTCCAAACTCATCTGATTCGCCACAAGCTTCTAAGCAAGAACCTTCAATTACGGAAATAATGAAATCACCCAGTAAAGTAGTTTTATTAAGGGTGAGtggtaaaaatataactatgttTGATCTAAAGTATGTttacgtaggtatattatacaCCTATTACTAGCTAttgaccgcgacttcgtcggcggTTGTTTTGTTCTTAAAGCAAGCCGTtggaactatttattttaagagatgTGTGTTAgcatcaaaaaatttaaatcgcgTTGGGTAAGCTGTGTTTACtggaataagtaaatatatactattttgaaaataaatttagtgtACGTCGGTTTCAGCTTCTATCATTAACCAGAAATTTACAAATagtaatctttatatattaagaGACAACATTGTATTCCAAGTTAATTCAAATAAAGAtacctactaaaatatatattcggtaaaaagcattcaatttagttgtagttcttaaGCAACTTAGGGATGTcaattctttaaaaacaaaactggtgcagtgtttaaaattaaattttgcaatAATAAGTGTAGTAGTTAAATGTCACATTAGAATgaattataaagtatttatattactgctatataaatacttttgatgataaaactatttattacaataagaaTTAATACGGATACGGATATTAATGTAACCTACTTTTGTTTCAACCGgcgatataataaaattttagaaaacaaaagctgctattgcgacaTCTCTATGATAATTAGATTTATTCCCTTAGGtattttttgtaggtaaaaaTTTGTACTCTAATGATGTAGatcataatttttaagtatcatCAATAGGATTGCCAGCGCTCGCCACCTATTTGAATTGAATAAGCAAAATtatgctactttgggttacattattgtaattttctaaaggaacttcattttttttgaaaataagttACAGGCTGCTACTTCGTGATAGTTCAGCTTTGTTTTGAAAAAGGGTTAAAATCGGTACAGATTTTTCGGAttggttacaaaaaaaaaaaaaacaaatgaaaaaatctttcctctttataacattaaatataatttattttattactatcttAAATCTTGAAAATACATATCTTCACAAGATGGCATAGACAAGGCGGCTTATAGTTAAATCTGCTTATTTTTGTATGATTATTCTTGCTTGATGATATTACTTTGTTTTGCAGAATATGGTGGGTCCTGGTGATGTTGATGAAGAACTTGAACCTGAAGTGAAAGATGAATGCAACACAAAATATGGCGATGTCATAAAGGtgttgatatttgaattaccaAATGTACCTCATGATGAAGCTGTTAGAATTTTTGTTGAGTTCAAACGAATTGAAAGTGCTATTAAAGCAGTAGTAGATTTAAATGGTAGATTTTTCGGTGGTAGACAAGTCAAAGCAGGCTTTTACGATGTAGAAAAGTTTAACTCTCTACAATTGGTTGAATAAATGAAGGTGTCTTTCTAAAGAGTTTTTTATTATAGCATAACCTAACgtcatttatttatagctttaattttgtttatacaaacaattttgGTAAAAAGGGCATGCTTACAATCTACGTATATACATTTGTGTACGATTTGAATTTCGTACATACcaacttttaaagttttaaagagTGGAGTggagttttaaagttttaaagaaTCACTTGGCGTGGAAGACGTTTTAAGAGACATTATTTTTGCAGTGATTCACTGTCTGTCCCTAGTCTGTTCACTgttcaatttgaaaaaaaaaacttatgacattaatgaaacaaaagtgacatttaattgtCAAATCATGGCTGTGCGGTGCATTTACCGTTGCCTTTCCCTACGGTAAagagtaagaaaaaataaaaatgtcaaattattaaatgtcaatgtcattTGTTAAACTAAAGTGAGATTATAATCGTGGTTTTCTTGTGATCTtccaaaaacattttaaaaaataatcgtaGACCCAAAAAGCGAAAGAAGATGAAGAAGTAATTAGTTATTGGTATAcgaaattatgtataaaaacctTATAGGTGCTGGTCGATGTCATTTGAAATATTGAAAGTTTTTGAGTaggcattttaaaattacagaccCAGCAGTTTAGACAATttggttaaattaaacaaattgctTGCAAAATGGctctttatttgtgtaatcGTTATCGATTAATTGTGTTTGTTATGTTGGCATTGATTATATGGCAATGCTTTCGATTGTTTTTACCAGATAAATCTAGAGGTAGTCCTCTAGAGTATTCCGATGTAAGTTTCtgaaccaatattataaattttttttatgtactttaccAAATTCttaaagataacaaaaaaatattatttgtagcgTATTATACTGGAGCTCGAAGATGATAAGTACAATAAGCACAaacaagacaaaataaaaataaaagtgtactaTGAAGCTCTCTGTCCTGACTCCaagtttttctttataaaacaattatggCCAGTGACTGAAAAGTTATCAGACTTCATTGACGTAACTTTAGTTCCTTATGGCAAGGCTAGTGTAagtatactatttttatttctagtaaATACTTTCCAACCTGTTTCTGTGTATTCttcacaataattaattttcagaGGTGCTGGGGAGGGACATTGCACATTggctttgataatattatgttacccTGGTGATTTGTCTACAGGGAGTAGTTTATtgacttaaataatttaaccaaaATATGGTTGCAAAAACACTGAAACATGCATCATAGGTGCCAAATTAGTAGTAAATTGTAagttttttaagaattaatagaacaagtaaaaatgtaaatggccattttttcattaattaaaatatatgggGTATCCCTGCTGCTTTTACAAATAAGATTAGATTTCAAATTTGCACTAATTTAACCACTATATGAGGCcatgcattgtttttttttaatttagtaactTGTTATGTAGAActtatatgtaaacaataaatttcccCTTTCTTACATTTTGTTCTATAAACTAGGGTCAGCTGGTTCATCTTggcaatgtaataataataagtaatataaaaattatttggtATCCTAGTGGTTTAAATAAGCACAATTTTAATTACAGACCAAAGAGGAAAATGGACAATATTACTTTTCCTGTCAGCATGGTGAGGAAGAATGTTATGCGAATAAAGTTCATGCTTGTGCAATTGATTCATTGGGCAACATGACTAGTGCTGTCAAAATTACTAAGTGTATGATAAGTGACAATTTGGATGCTGATCTAGCTCTGTCTCGGGTACctacttgtttttatttatcttcatgCTATTAAGCAAACAATTTTAACTAACTAGTGtttgtctttatttttaattaaaaattctctTTAAGATGAAATAATCAATACAAGACAAGGCATTCATTTACAaaactaatacatttttttttaactttgctGCACTAGAAAATAATCTAATTTACAATAGACATACTTAATGCCTTATCAACGAGTCAACTTTGTTCATctagaaaaaaaatttgagATTCTAATTTGTTAAAGAATTTCAAACAAACTGGTgttctaaaaaatttatgatattaaagatGATAACATttccatattttttacaaaatcctAGGTGTATTGTTTCAAATTATTAGAGTTTTGCTACCCAAGCTACATAATGATCAACCAACATGTGCATATTATCTGCATCTTattccaaaaaatataatttaatatttatgtaaataattttataattttttcttttcagtGTGCTAAAGAAATGGGTATTGCTCCAGaaccaataaataattgtgCTGTCCATGCTCATGGATCTGCTTTACTGAAAAAACATGGTGAtgacactaatattataagaccAACATTTATTCCAACAATCACAATCAATGGCTCAAAGGACAATCAGGCAGCACTTTTGAAAAACTTCCATTTACAGATTTGCAAAATAATTGATATTCCATTGCCTCCACCTTGCCTGTGAAAGCCAATGGTGCGCagagaaaaagtaaaaaattttgCTCTTAAAATCAGCATAATCTATGTAAGAACTTAACACAATTTTAATTACACAATAGAAAAGTGTGCTCAggtatgaaaattttatttacagacaAGTTTTTTTCGATATTCTATCAAAAACTTAATTTGTCTCAAATATTTATCTGGTAAAAATATGTTGTTTAACTAACAAGCAACACATTAATgtatttatcttatattatgTGGACTTTTGCTAACTATAATTGTCtatcaattttaaatatccTAAGTAGTTTGACtgtacatatttaaattatacccaATAATGATTTTTCATAAAGTACACGGGTTAAACCTTCTAAGTAAAGAACTGGTTTCTTTAATATATCATTATGATACATTTCAGAATTATTTAcatgttttataaaatgttgtgtaaatcatttacttattatatgtattaagatAGACTTAGCTAAAATTAGTTCCTTGAAACAAGAAAGTATTAATCAAATGTAGTGAATAAACAAATTACTATGTTattagataatttattttaaaattaagaaagagTATCTTACCAAATTggcttttataatatagttactctacatttatgtaaattaaaaacaaaattctttatttattagtttttagattttttattatcgtacaaaatattttaaatactttggtTGTGTTTGGCATTTAATATAAGGTGAATTAAACTGGCTATATTATCATGGGATTGGgagtatatattttagtattgtATGTTTGCTACATTTAACTTAGAGTACACATTATAGTGAGGTATGTCCAGTTAATGTGCTGGTTTGGCCTGCGCGAAACGATACGCCTGATATTGGATTCTGTAATTATTTGATTCCTCCTACTCAGTTGTGCAAAACaataggttttattttgtacattgtttcattttaaagtAGTAATTGTTGCATCTTCTCATCTAATACAGAACTGTCACCTTCAAAATGGCAATTGCTTGTGACTATGTGTATGCTTGTGACAGAAGACAGGTTGCAAACGAATTGTGCTAATACAGCATATTTAGCATGTCATACAAAACTGATCAACTGTTGGGTGACAGTGGTTAATCCAGCGTTGGGCGAGGGACTTAATTCGATTAGTCGTTCAATTtggttaaatttaaacaattgaaGGGTGGCTTAAGGAAAGAGATCTCACAGATTaaactatttttgaaaataaacgtAGGTTTACTAcctaacttaataattatgattCTTCTTTTTGCTAACAAGGAAAAACTCAATCTTAGAAATTgagaaatcaataaaaatacgcGGGGACTCAGTCATCTGTCATCAGTTTGAGTGGCACAGCTAATGGCGTGCCGAATTCCGCAAGGGATAGTTTCAATGTGATAATCACTACTTCCTCAAGGGAGCCACAGATTTTGGAAAAGTGCTCACAGTTAGACATTGCTTTTGTTAATCGATGCGATCTGACTACCTGACAGCAGCAATTGAATTTGTATGggtatatgttatttttacaaCCTATagtgttgtaaaaatattagatctacatttacctaaaattaaacaatgtattaaaacaaatttactgatatgtggaaaaataaactgtaaaatgatgttgaaaaaagcaagtgctgagtttcttccaggcttcttctcggtagaattctCCTTCCtgaccggtgttagagtcactt is part of the Pararge aegeria chromosome 2, ilParAegt1.1, whole genome shotgun sequence genome and encodes:
- the LOC120634117 gene encoding splicing factor 45, translating into MSLYDDLDTIKARTTEKVAGWSSGIKLLQSQLQLKKAAVTQPKREALRRSNQVLTPVIDLKSKPKDEEDTNSDSPKIQTKALSASLNVRDFDWNVANEYDPMWPNDYEKVAKEMQAKRLNLDGNDRADRAERKRKSRFGDEEDLTPEKTLVPMQPEEEEAEEISKRATGVAIAPPASLTMESLSPPLPVVPAPSPNTGFSIGGYGASSIAAKIMAKYGFKEGQGLGKKEQGMSVALQVEKTSKRGGRIIHEKDSTVMPPPGFAIPILPGSDSPNSSDSPQASKQEPSITEIMKSPSKVVLLRNMVGPGDVDEELEPEVKDECNTKYGDVIKVLIFELPNVPHDEAVRIFVEFKRIESAIKAVVDLNGRFFGGRQVKAGFYDVEKFNSLQLVE
- the LOC120634148 gene encoding gamma-interferon-inducible lysosomal thiol reductase-like, whose protein sequence is MALYLCNRYRLIVFVMLALIIWQCFRLFLPDKSRGSPLEYSDRIILELEDDKYNKHKQDKIKIKVYYEALCPDSKFFFIKQLWPVTEKLSDFIDVTLVPYGKASTKEENGQYYFSCQHGEEECYANKVHACAIDSLGNMTSAVKITKCMISDNLDADLALSRCAKEMGIAPEPINNCAVHAHGSALLKKHGDDTNIIRPTFIPTITINGSKDNQAALLKNFHLQICKIIDIPLPPPCL